GCGACAGTTACGATTGATGTGCTACGCAGAGCCGGCGCCGATGTTACGGTAGCGTCCGTCGAGAAGCAGCTCCGCGTTGACGCCGCTCACGGCATCAAAATCCTCGCTGATTCGCTTATTTCCGACTGCGAACGTTCGGATTTTGATCTTATCTCTCTTCCGGtaggatgttttatttttttgtgaatgTTTCAGGTTTTGGTGACGACATATGGCATCTAAGTTTGCTAGAATTACTAGTTTTCTGctggaattttttttactgaTGATGCTTTTTTATCCACCCTCCTCATTGTTGCaatgttttgatttttgttatATACGGAATTTGGATTTTAGTATACCACAGCGACACTATAGTTTAAGTTACGACATGATTTAGTGAATCATTTGGTTTTGTGGCTAGATTTTAATGGAACGACAAATTATGATCCTAGTATCGTACTATATGTGTTTGTTCAGTTTGTTAGACAAAATAATCATGGGATATAGTCTATGATTAAGTtgtgattttattttagttggaaGGGGTGGCTATgtctaattatcacatgattatccatgtaggattgagttgtgagattcaatctcatgaaccaaacacaataCATATTTGATCccctaggattgagttgtgagattcaatctcatgaactgaacacaatacatatttatccggagatataatcttgcaaacaaCAACCCCTATATATATTAATCCATGTTGTGTTTGTCAAGGGAGGAATGCCTGGTTCAACCACACTTAGGGATTGCAAAACATTGGAGAGCATTGTGAGAAAGCAAGCTGCTGAAGGCCGGCCATATGCTGCGATCTGTGCAGCTCCTGCTGTAGCACTCGGGTCATGGGGACTGCTGAAGGGGTTGAAGGTGAGAACGAAAATCAGCTTAATGTGTTTATTGCCATATGGTGTTTACTTATATGGATTTAACAGCACAAATTGTCTTGGCAGTGAAGTTGTAACTTGTAAATGACATGGCACATATTGATCCTTTTACAGGCAACTTGCTACCCATCTTTCATGGAGCAGTTATCATCCACTGCATCTGCTGTTGAATCTAGGGTGCAGAAGGATGGCAAAGTAGTGACAAGCCGTGGACCTGGTACAACAATGGAGTATGCTGTTTCGCTGATTGAGATATTGTATGGAAAAGAAAAGGCTGATGAAGTTTCTGGTCCCTTggtatttctcttactttacatgAAAGATATGCTACATGATTTATCTATACGTTTCGTTTGGTAATTAAATAAGTATGTAACATCTGAATGCTATTTGTGGAGAATATCTTAAGTTTCTATACTGAGTCTAGTAGATTACTGTGTTGAACTATTGAGCAATGAGGTGTTGACAAATGAGAACATTGTCTGGATTAGAGAATCATAGATTGAATGTTTAGATATGTCGTACAGGTACTGGGTGTTTACTCATGCTGGTCCTTGTGTGATTATCCATTGTTTTCTTTCCTTCAGTCCCACCAACTTTGGAGCTTGACCAATCCAGCAATGCATTTTGGTCAAACTCAGAGGAAAAACCAAGAAAGTTTCCTGGCTTGCCACCACTGATTCCTGCTAATCCGAGCGTTCTTTTTGGCTTTGAGAGCAGTCTTTGGCTATGTACCAAATCCATTTGTGCCTAGGGTTATTTAGCCTAGAGAATACAAGGAGAAGGTGGGCCCCTCCTGAAATAAACCTTGCTCTTCTTATCCACTCCAACTCAATATTGCCTCCAATCCAGCATATATAGCTCCGACCCGAGCTCAGCTTGCTATCATGCAACTAGAGTTTTACCAACTTATTTCTGCTCTACATATTCGTAGCTGATATAAAGTAacagtttttttaatttatagtatactGATATGGAtctgcacacacacacacacttttgCAGTTCTATTCCATatgttttcttgttttcttaTCCTTGTCTCTGTTTCCAGGTCTTGCGATCAAATCACGGGGATGTGTATACTTTTGACGAGCTAAACCCTATCCAATGGACGTGTGGTGATATTCCCAAGGTTGACTTTGAATGTCTTTCTTCTTGTTTAATCTTCCATCGGTTATTATGCCTATTTTGTTGCACTTGTGAGGATGCTTATTAAAGATATTATTGGCACTCGCAGAACATGTTTAATTGGCTTTGGTTTATGTGTGTAGTTTAGCTTCTTGTGGACTGATGTGTCTTGTGAAGATCCCAAATAGTAATCAGCGACATTGCGATGTCGCTCTTGTCAATCTTGAATGAGTTGACATATTAGACTGTCTGCTTCCTCCAATTTATTGCTATAAAAAGTAATGAACCATACACGATCAGCCACTGTTAATCTAATTTCTAACTTTGCATGTTGCCAGATTCTTGTGCCTATTGCTAATGGGAGCGAGGAGATGGAAGCTGTTATCATCATTGATGTACTCCGACGAGCAAAAGCTGAAGTGGTAGTGGCTTCTGTTGGGGAGAAACTCGAAATTGAGGCTTCTAGGAATGTTAAACTAGTAGCTGATGTTCTCCTAGATGACGTCATCAACAATTCGTTTGACCTCATTGTCTTACCGGTAAGATGGTCCTCTGCTGTAGGTATCTTCTAATATGCAATGGCATATTTTACCTGGTGCTTAACATTTTGTGCGTATAGGGTGGGCTTGGTGGAGCTCAAGCGTTCACAGAGTCAGAGAAGCTGGTAAATCTGCTGAAGAAACAAAGAGAGTCAAATAAACTATACGGAGCAATATGTGCATCTCCAGCTTTGGTCCTCGAGCCCCATGGTTTGCTCAAGGTATGCTTTATGCATTATTTCcaatttgaaaatattggatTCAAAACTTTAAAATGGCTTGCATTTTGGCGACAACATAAATTTTATGCAAATTGCATATTATTGCTTTTGTGGTGCTGTGTATATAATCGAACAAGAATGGAAGGAAATTGATTTAATAAAAGGGAATACAAACACAATAAAATACTTGGGATTTGCCAAAATCCTCGAGTCCACAAACATTCAAGTTACACAACATTCACGATGAACTAAGCTAATTCTACTGATTACCGATCTAGTATTTATTTGATGCCTTCCTATTGAAGATTTGAGCTGTTTCGATATAACCGCATATAACTACTCCCATATGATGTGGCTGCTGACTCATCGGTACTCAACTAATTCTTCTGTTAAGTGGAAGCACGTCTTTCCTTTTTTCTGATTACATTCTTTTCCTCTTTCCTCAATGCATGTGTGATACTTCCAGTTCCCAGCTAGCTCTAGCTTATTATCGTAACAATAGCCTCACCTTAAGCTTCATTGTACACAAGGAAGATCACGTACACCTATTTTCTTCATAGAGATTGTTGAAATCGTATAGCCAAGTGATCGAAAGAATAAGCAAGCAAGAACAAGAATGGGAACTAGGATTTTAACTTGAAGATGGAAACTGTAAACTAAACCTTTTGAGAGAGAATCAAGAAGTGATTATGAGCTCATGTTGTCTCACAACCGTAAACAGCAAACTACTTATACTAGCTATGAGTGAgctttacttcactcttcaaTCGGTTACAACAATACAAGAAACAACTCAAGAAATCACAACGGCTAGTAGTCGttactaactaactaactttCAAAACCTTCTTTCTTGATTTGCTGCGATGGAGTCCAAGATTAACTCCATGCATATGCATGCTTCGTCGTCCACCACTTataacaatctccaccttggactATGAAGCAATGCATCAGAAATCTGCTGTACACAAGCCTACAAGCCTGCAGCAGTATTGGAACTTCTCCTTGCTCAAGGGCTTTGTGAGCATGTCGGCTGGATTATGAGCTGTGTCGATCTTCACCAGCTTCACTCTCCCACTCTCCACCTCGTCTCTGATAAAGTGCAATCTCACGTCGATGTGTTTGCTACGCTCGTGAAACGTTTGGTGCTTAGCAAGACACAATGCACCATTATTATCACAATGCACCGAGACACTGTGTTGCTCCACCCCGAACTCACTCACCAGTCCAAGCAGCCACTTTCCCTCCTTCACAGCCGAAGTTAGTGACATATATTCAGCTTCGGTTGTTGACAAAGCAACCACGCTTTGCAAACTTGATTTCCAACAAATGGTTGAACCAAATAATGTGAAAATGTACCCGGTTTGTGACCTCCTTGTGTCAACATTTGCTGCATAGTCTGAGTCACAATAGCCTACTAGAGGCTCCTCCTCAACTCCACCTGCACCAGTGAATATTATGCCCAGCTTGTCTGCTCCCACAAGATATCTCAGTGTCCACTTGAGCGCACTCCAATGTTGTCTGCCGAAGTCACCCATATATCGGCTAGTTGTACTTATAGCATGAGCTATATCCGGTCTAGTATATATCATAAGATACATTAAGCTACCCACAACGTTAGAGTAGGGTACTAACTTCATTTCCCCCTTCTCTTCATCTGAGATAGCCCTTTGATTCTTGGACAGCTTGAAGTGCATGGCTAAGGGCGTTGTTGTGCTTCTCATGCTCTCTAAtctgaatttcttcaagatcttaTGGATATAGTCTGTCTGAAATAGCCATAGCTTCCCTTCTCTTCTGTCTCTCACTATATCCATGCCTAGAATTCTGCTTGCACAACCAAGGTCCTCCATTTCAAAGTCAGCCTTGAGTTGCTGCTTCACCTTCCTTATCTCTTCCATATCTGGCCCTGAGatgagcatatcatcaacatacaataGGAGGTAGATAGGTTACTTGTTCTTCTGCCTTTTAACAAACACGCAGCTATCATAGAGAGACCTCACAAACCCCAGTCTTGCCAAACTCCCTCCAAATTTCAGGTACCACTGCCTGCTGGATTGTTTCAATCCGTAGATGCTCTTCTTGAGCATACATGTGCTCAGAACCAGGAACCTCGAACCCTTGTGGCTGATCCATGTATATGGTTTCATCAAGTTCTCCATTATGAAAGGCCGTCTTGACATCAAGCTGCTCTACTTCCCAGCCGTTCTTTGCAGCAACTGCAAGTAGTATGCAAGTAGTACTCTGATTGAATGATGCTTCACCACAGGAGAATATACTTCATTGAAGTCCACTCCCTCCACCTGGTTGAAGCCTTTAGCAACCAACCTTGCTTTAAACCTGACCCTCTGTGCATTAGCAGCTTCCATTTTCTTCTTGAAAACCCATTTGCACCAAACAACCTTTCTGTGCTCAGCCTTCTCCACCAAGATCCAGGTCTTGTTGCTTATGAGGGAATCAATTTCCTCTCTCATGGCTTGAAGCCACTGCTCTCTCTCAGGGCCATTCACTTCCTCAGTATATGTGGCAGTCTCCGAGGCTTCCAACTGCTCAGCAACATGCAAGGCATAATAGAGCATTTCATAGTTATCAAACCTCGCTGGTGGCCTCACATTCCTTCTTGGCCTATCCCTCGCTATCTGATGTTGCTGGGGGCTTTCATGCTGATCCATCAAGACTTCATTCTGATCATCTTGATTTCCCTGTACTTCACTAGTACTCTCAGCTTCAACATCAAACCTGCTGCAAGAAGGACTTAGCACATCCTGTGACTGAGAATCAGTTTTGTCAGCAGCATTCTTACCAGCCTTGCTATCCAACAAAGGCATTGAGTCCTCTATAAAGACTATGCACCATAAAcgataccccttaacacccttTTGATAACCAAGCATAATACATTGCAATGCTCTAGCTTGTAGTTTTCCTTGCTTTAGGTATGCAAAAGCCTTGCAACCAAACGGCTTGAGCCTTGAGTAGTTAGGTATTGACCCATACCACTTCTCATCCGGTATTGCTCCCTTTATAGCAGAGGATGGACATTTATTTAAGCAATAAGCCGCTGTGCTCACTGCCTCTGCCCAGAATTCCCTTCCAGCTCCAGATGATGACAAGAGGCATCTGACTCTCTCCAATAGTGTTCGGTTCATACTCtctgccaccccattttgttgggggttgGCTGGAACTGTTCTGTGGTGTTTTATCCCCTTGCTTTTGCAGAAATTATCAAACTCCCTAGACAAGTATTCAAGCCCATTATCTGTTCTCAATGTCTTTGGAGGCCTTCCCTTTTCATTCTCCATCTCAATACACCAATTCTTGAAAGTTATAAAAGCCTCAGACTTCTCTTTGAGAATAAAGACCCAAACCTTTCTTGAGAAATCATCTATAATACTCATGTAGTATCTAACCCCACCAAGACTTCTGACTTGAGATGGCCCCCACAAGTCTGAATGTATGTAATCTAATGGTGAGGTTGAGGAATGAATACCTGTAGGGAATGATTGCTTCTTTGCCTTTCCAAGCAAGCAGTCTTCACTTGCTCATCTTCTCTACTTTCACTGCATCAATGAGCTCTCTCTGGAGCAATGCTTTAAGAGTGACTTTTGCCGGATGTGCTAGCCTGAGGTGCCACTGATGTATATCAGATTTGGTGGACACATTGGCTTCACCAATAATGGCATTAGCCTGCAAGTAGACTTCCACCTCTTCGAGCCACCATCTTGACATCCTGCCCTTTTGAGATTTTCATGATTCCATTTTCAGATATAAAGGAATATCCCTTCTTCTCTAGAGTCCCGAGTGAGATGAGATTCTTCTTTACCTCGGGTATATATCTCACCTCAGTGAGAATCCTTGTCTCTCCATCAGCCAGCTTCAATTTGACATTACCAATTCCTTTGATATTACAAGAGTTGTTGTTGCCTAGCAAGACTGATCCGCGGCATTGGACAAGATCATGGAACCATTCAATATGTGGGCAGATATGAAAAGAACAGCcggagtccatgatccaagacCCCTCTTCAATCTTGCCCACCACATTCATCACCTCTGAGCTTTCTTCACCATCACTGCTTATCAAGTTTGAGTGAGGCTTAAATCCAGATGCCAGCTTCTTCTTCCAGCCGTGACCATCCTTCTTCAAATGCCCCGGCCTCTTGCACCAGTAGCAAGTTCTTGTTTCTTTCACACCAGAGACATTCGGCTTGAACTCATCAGcctttttcttgaattttcccTTGCTCCACTTCTTGATATTAAGAGATTCTGGTTGATGATCTTGGGCTCTGTGACTTCCTTTCTGCAGCTCCTTTGCCATAAGAGCCGAATGGACCTCACTATAGGTAATCGCCTTGTCCCTTCCATAAAGAATTGCGTCCCTCAACTGATCATATGAGTTGGGGAGTGCATTGAGAACCAAGATCGCCTTATCCTCgtctgagatcttgacatccACAGCCTCAAGATCGTCCACACTCTTGCAAAAATCTTCTAGTTTCTCCACGATGGATTTATCCTCAGAGAAAGCATACGAGTACAGCCTTCTCTTCAAATAAAGACGGTTGGCGAGCGATTTCGCCAAATAGACACCATCCAACCTCTTCAATATTCCAGATGCAGTCTGCTCATCCTGGACTTCGCGCAGAACCTTATCACCAAGGCACAATATCACCTCGCTATGccccttgagctgcatctccttcATCTTCGCGCGAGTCTTCTCATCAGGCGCAGGAGCCTTTCATTTCTCATCAGATTCAACAGGTGCAAGAACCGCAGCCAGACCCTGCTGCATCAACACCGCCTTCATTTTCATATTCATTTTCCATAGGCCGTAGTCATTCTTCCCATTGAATTTCTCCACATCCAATCTAGCTGCCATTTCAGAGACGTTGATCGATCACTTTGccggttcccacagacggcgccaattgttgaAATCGTATAGCCAAGCGATCGAAAGAATAAGCAAGCAAGAACAAGAATGGGAACTAGGATTTTAACTTGAAGATGGAAACTGTAAACTAAACCTTTTGAGAGAGAATCAAGAAGTGATTATGAGCTCATGTTGTCTCACAACCGTAAACAGCAAACTACTTATACTAGCTATGAGTGAgctttacttcactcttcaaTCGGTTACAACAAAACAAGAAACAACTCAAGAAATCACAACGGCTAGTAGCCGTTACTAACTAACTTTCAAAACCTTCTTTCTTGATTTGCTGCGATGGAGTCCAAGATTAACTCCATGCATATGCATGCTTCGTCGTCCACCACTTATAACAGAGATCGAATCCATTTCTGTCGAGCCATTTGATATTCCTTGTTCTTCCCTCCAGAGGCCTTAAGAGTAGAATTCCTCATGGCCAACTTGACCTCAATCTCCAATGGAAGCCTTGTCAGCCAACCAGACTTCTGCCCAAATTGCACATAGGGACACAATGATCCTATTCGAATTCCCATTACTATACTACTGACTCCTCTGTTGCCTCACCTCTGCACTTTCCTACTCAAGAGCAAATTGCTTCCCAAGATTCCCACCAAACGGGCTTAGTAAACCAAACTGACAACCACTTTAATGCAAGATAGTTACCGAGCTTGTTTTTTCTGAAGCTAATAACCAACCCAATTTTTTAAACTCACTGAACTTGTACTCCTATTGACCGACATCACTACCTTTTGCAATAACCTCCCTCAAACAATTATAGCTATAGCCATTCAAATTGCAAGTTGCAAACATTTTGATATGATCAAACAAAGAATTAACTTCCTCAACTAGACCCGAATTAGCTGAGCAACTCATAAATATCCAAAAGCGCCGACG
This sequence is a window from Salvia splendens isolate huo1 chromosome 5, SspV2, whole genome shotgun sequence. Protein-coding genes within it:
- the LOC121805008 gene encoding protein DJ-1 homolog A-like; protein product: MVALSSHHLTLHLSLPSRLFLGSSHSLPRRKIRSSSSIMASAAKKVLVPVANGTEPLEATVTIDVLRRAGADVTVASVEKQLRVDAAHGIKILADSLISDCERSDFDLISLPGGMPGSTTLRDCKTLESIVRKQAAEGRPYAAICAAPAVALGSWGLLKGLKATCYPSFMEQLSSTASAVESRVQKDGKVVTSRGPGTTMEYAVSLIEILYGKEKADEVSGPLVLRSNHGDVYTFDELNPIQWTCGDIPKILVPIANGSEEMEAVIIIDVLRRAKAEVVVASVGEKLEIEASRNVKLVADVLLDDVINNSFDLIVLPGGLGGAQAFTESEKLVNLLKKQRESNKLYGAICASPALVLEPHGLLKGKKATAFPALCNKLSDPSEIENRVVVDGNLVTSRGPGTTMEFALVIVEKFFGREKALELGKAMIFVH